A section of the Parasteatoda tepidariorum isolate YZ-2023 chromosome 6, CAS_Ptep_4.0, whole genome shotgun sequence genome encodes:
- the LOC107448011 gene encoding uncharacterized protein gives MRCLIILCLVACVFAQDAVPEVNWGKCPELQPSQQEQRAKGEVIQQCLDKNPPPAEGASLTQEQIDAHRETITTCALKTEGWFGSDNKYNYNRARKEIQSKNMKPQDQILSKHDECSKEAQENFPDNNIPQVQLYQACMDYHITKICDIKITPPAGAEASASA, from the exons ATGAGGTGTTTAATAATTCTCTGTTTAGTAGCTTGTGTTTTCGCCCAAGATGCTGTTCCG gaAGTAAACTGGGGAAAATGTCCAGAACTACAGCCATCACAACAAGAACAG aGAGCAAAAGGGGAAGTCATTCAACAATGTTTAGACAAAAACCCACCCCCTGCTGAAGGTGCAAGCCTTACACAG GAACAAATCGATGCCCACAGAGAAACTATTACCACCTGTGCATTGAAAACTGAAGGATGG tttggATCTGACAACAAATACAACTATAACCGGGCCAGAAAAGAAATCCAATCCAAGAACATGAAg cctCAAGACCAGATCCTGTCTAAACATGATGAATGCAGCAAAGAAGCA CAAGAAAACTTCCCAGATAACAACATTCCTCAAGTTCAATTGTACCAAGCATGCATGGATTACCACATTACCAAG atctGTGACATTAAAATCACTCCTCCCGCTGGTGCTGAAGCTTCTGCATCTGCATAA